One genomic window of Bacillus cereus G9842 includes the following:
- a CDS encoding site-specific integrase, with protein MNYQKARLKEYNEYLLHKGYKKGTIDRYIKELLLYFESVKQPLSQETYTRYLKELTSKMKISSVKRIQSVLNNFYNFLYGTKLEIIIYDQMQQQTIEYISKDDLLKLINSIKTSSNYSGEKEYKIKKILLDRNITIVVLMGKYGLSLSEISELNMNQINFHKCYISLANQTIHILREDMDRLYRYYMSIPSVLRPFRDASKPVFVSFDNIRMTYSWSYENDEPKRLTDKAIQKLVKKEARYAGIPAISAQRLRNTAIIESLKQGKTPEEIKKEFRLTSVHAVNRYRRAIKNKE; from the coding sequence ATGAACTATCAAAAAGCTAGATTAAAGGAATATAATGAATACTTATTACACAAAGGATATAAGAAAGGAACAATAGATAGATATATAAAGGAATTATTACTTTATTTTGAGTCCGTAAAGCAGCCACTATCTCAAGAAACGTATACTCGTTACTTAAAAGAACTTACTTCAAAAATGAAAATCTCCTCTGTTAAACGCATTCAGTCCGTTTTAAATAATTTTTACAATTTTCTCTATGGTACCAAGCTTGAAATAATAATTTATGATCAAATGCAGCAGCAAACGATTGAGTATATTTCAAAAGACGATTTGCTGAAATTAATTAATTCCATTAAAACCTCCTCTAATTACAGTGGAGAGAAGGAATATAAAATAAAAAAAATATTATTAGACAGGAATATAACCATAGTAGTATTAATGGGGAAATATGGTCTTTCTTTAAGTGAAATTTCAGAGTTAAATATGAATCAAATTAACTTCCATAAGTGTTATATTTCATTAGCAAATCAAACGATTCATATTTTACGTGAAGATATGGATCGTTTATATCGATACTATATGTCTATTCCAAGTGTATTAAGACCATTTCGAGATGCCTCTAAACCTGTATTTGTTTCTTTTGACAATATTCGAATGACTTATAGTTGGAGTTATGAAAATGATGAACCTAAAAGATTAACTGATAAGGCAATACAAAAGCTAGTAAAGAAAGAAGCACGATATGCTGGAATACCTGCAATATCTGCCCAACGTTTAAGAAATACTGCTATTATCGAAAGCTTGAAACAAGGTAAAACTCCAGAAGAAATAAAGAAAGAATTTAGATTAACAAGTGTTCATGCAGTAAACCGATATAGAAGAGCAATAAAAAATAAAGAGTGA
- a CDS encoding type IA DNA topoisomerase, whose protein sequence is MTKPVKRLWSSSLAAAAIKKAFLSLKDGEETKPLFYSAYSRSVADYYVGLSATRALSIQMKNSKSTENMKNQGTWSVGRIQTPLIRIICDREEEILDFKSEPFWTIQAQFNIGGNTYTGKWKDLKNNIDQFNTKDAAVLIVSKVKDKEATAEKVTEDILKIKPPQFYNLSDLQIRANKLYKMSSKAVLDAGQALYEASYISYVRTDSNYVTDAEINEFPEIIKGLSQIGMYREFTQKIKEPGKLKHQSRYQNNKKVSDHHAILPTGVIPDFSKLNENQKKIYDLIVRSVIAAHYEDAEVSQTTIITNVNQEKFITSGKVSKIEGWRDVIHEEKSTTKEQDNSNESIPILNEGSRGITDKVSIKEGKTKPKKRYTQGDLISVMKNCGRNVEDKALAKSLNSTEGLGTEATRSSIIENIFAKGYIICKNNVVFPTPKAKMLIEALGRESIIASPIMTARWEQALKAIAEGDYDYKHFIKQSKEFAKKLCESIGLRSQTWNFDSEIAQLEEMKKIGECPNCGSDIVEHEKFYGCKGYSEKQCNFSIQKVIAKKKISPAQVKKLLKDKKTDVIKGFKSSKSERTFETFLYYDSEKKCIDWGFNQAKNDNKPSSKDTGFKCPLCKDNLVEHQKFIGCSGFKNGCEFKISKNICGVNLTPTHIEELVNNGETSMIDGFVFKDKTFRKALCVIDGKVMFKK, encoded by the coding sequence TTGACAAAACCTGTAAAAAGATTGTGGTCTTCTTCATTAGCTGCAGCGGCAATTAAGAAGGCTTTTTTATCTCTTAAAGATGGTGAGGAGACAAAACCACTATTTTATAGTGCATACTCGCGAAGTGTAGCAGATTATTACGTAGGTTTATCTGCAACGCGGGCGTTATCAATTCAAATGAAAAATTCAAAAAGCACTGAGAACATGAAGAACCAAGGGACTTGGAGTGTAGGGCGTATTCAAACCCCCTTAATTCGTATTATTTGTGATAGGGAGGAGGAAATCCTTGATTTTAAATCTGAGCCTTTCTGGACAATTCAAGCACAATTTAATATTGGAGGAAACACGTATACAGGTAAGTGGAAAGATTTAAAGAACAATATTGATCAATTTAATACAAAAGATGCAGCTGTTTTAATAGTCTCAAAAGTAAAAGATAAAGAGGCAACTGCTGAAAAAGTAACTGAAGATATTTTGAAAATAAAGCCTCCACAATTTTATAATTTATCGGATTTACAAATAAGAGCCAATAAACTATATAAGATGAGTTCTAAAGCTGTTTTAGATGCTGGACAAGCACTATATGAAGCATCTTATATAAGTTACGTGCGTACAGATTCAAATTATGTAACTGATGCAGAGATAAATGAATTTCCAGAGATAATAAAGGGACTGTCTCAAATTGGTATGTATAGAGAGTTTACACAAAAAATTAAAGAACCAGGTAAACTAAAACATCAATCGCGTTATCAAAACAATAAAAAGGTTTCAGATCATCATGCAATACTTCCTACGGGTGTAATACCGGATTTTTCTAAACTGAATGAAAATCAAAAGAAAATATATGACTTAATTGTAAGAAGTGTTATAGCGGCTCATTATGAGGATGCTGAAGTAAGTCAAACTACGATAATTACTAATGTTAATCAAGAGAAATTTATAACTAGTGGTAAAGTATCGAAAATAGAGGGATGGCGTGATGTCATACATGAGGAGAAGTCTACTACTAAAGAGCAAGACAACAGTAATGAAAGTATTCCCATTTTAAACGAAGGCAGCCGAGGAATAACGGACAAAGTTAGCATAAAAGAAGGAAAAACTAAGCCAAAGAAAAGATATACACAAGGGGATCTAATCTCTGTAATGAAAAATTGTGGTCGAAATGTAGAGGATAAAGCCTTAGCAAAATCTCTAAATAGTACAGAAGGACTGGGTACGGAGGCGACTCGCTCTTCAATCATAGAAAACATATTCGCTAAGGGATACATTATTTGTAAAAACAATGTAGTGTTTCCTACACCAAAGGCTAAGATGCTTATAGAAGCATTAGGGAGAGAGTCTATAATTGCTTCTCCTATTATGACAGCAAGATGGGAACAAGCTTTAAAGGCTATTGCAGAAGGGGATTATGATTATAAACATTTTATAAAACAGTCTAAAGAATTTGCAAAAAAACTATGTGAGTCTATAGGGTTAAGGTCACAAACATGGAATTTTGATTCTGAGATTGCTCAACTAGAAGAAATGAAGAAAATTGGTGAATGTCCTAATTGTGGTTCAGATATTGTAGAACATGAAAAATTTTATGGCTGTAAGGGTTATTCAGAAAAACAATGTAACTTCTCTATCCAAAAAGTTATTGCTAAGAAAAAAATATCTCCTGCTCAAGTTAAAAAATTATTAAAAGATAAAAAGACAGATGTAATTAAAGGTTTTAAATCTAGTAAAAGTGAAAGAACATTTGAAACATTTTTATACTATGATTCTGAAAAAAAATGTATAGATTGGGGGTTTAATCAAGCAAAAAATGATAATAAGCCATCAAGTAAAGATACTGGATTTAAATGTCCATTGTGTAAGGATAACTTAGTAGAGCATCAAAAGTTTATAGGGTGTAGTGGATTTAAAAACGGATGTGAATTTAAGATCTCTAAAAATATATGTGGTGTAAATTTGACACCTACCCATATTGAAGAACTAGTTAATAATGGTGAAACTAGTATGATTGATGGGTTCGTGTTTAAGGACAAAACTTTTAGAAAAGCACTATGCGTTATCGACGGTAAAGTTATGTTTAAAAAGTAG
- a CDS encoding AAA family ATPase, giving the protein MDQANFKKEAAQVERNSYINQSLIEAQKLVGLRKFKDFLIELLSFVEFQQKRKEQGFNEDIQSFHTVFLGNAGVGKTTAARILAKMLYGLGVVENKNVVEVSRSDLVSEYVGQTAIKTQNVIQKAMGGVLFIDEAYTLARGGEQDFGKESIDTLVKAMEDNRNNLVVILAGYTEEMEQLLKTNSGLRSRIANNVIFEDYNVNELIKIAQFMLQEKNYKLEEGLLPHLANVLESKQLKGKTDIGNARMVRNIIELAIRKHAVNYESDSDKELDVLTAKDFNIVKNNFSLEKEFNNIIGNESIKELVRSLESQIIINNERKKFDLQKSDQSLHMVFKGSPGVGKTTFARIIARLLKEMKVLKKGHLVEVDRSDLVAGYVGQTAIKTKEVIESAIGGVLFIDEAYSLVQEQDSFGKEAIDTLVKAMEDYREDLVVIVAGYTEDMDSFLQANQGLSSRFNIQLPFNDYSMRELFEIAVSMFTKKDYQLTHESCIVLSHILKKGIALGGNGRFVRNIVEQSIRFQSTRLRSEINLSKDVLQTITAEDLMRVKNSL; this is encoded by the coding sequence AGCTCAAAAATTAGTAGGATTACGTAAATTCAAGGATTTTTTAATAGAACTTCTTTCTTTTGTGGAGTTTCAACAGAAAAGAAAGGAACAAGGATTTAATGAGGATATTCAGTCATTCCATACAGTGTTTTTAGGTAATGCCGGGGTAGGAAAAACGACTGCAGCTAGAATACTAGCAAAAATGTTGTATGGACTAGGAGTCGTTGAGAATAAAAATGTTGTTGAGGTTTCTAGAAGTGATTTAGTTAGTGAATATGTAGGTCAAACGGCTATTAAAACGCAAAATGTAATACAGAAGGCAATGGGTGGAGTTTTATTCATTGATGAAGCATATACATTAGCACGAGGTGGAGAGCAAGATTTCGGGAAAGAATCTATTGATACATTAGTGAAGGCAATGGAAGATAATCGTAATAATTTAGTAGTTATCTTGGCTGGATATACAGAAGAAATGGAACAACTCTTGAAAACAAATAGTGGTTTGCGTTCTAGAATCGCTAATAATGTAATCTTTGAAGATTACAATGTAAATGAACTAATAAAGATTGCCCAATTTATGTTGCAAGAAAAAAATTATAAATTAGAAGAAGGATTATTACCTCATTTAGCAAACGTATTAGAATCCAAGCAGTTAAAAGGAAAAACGGATATAGGAAATGCTCGTATGGTAAGAAATATAATTGAATTAGCTATTCGTAAGCATGCAGTAAATTACGAAAGCGATTCAGATAAAGAGCTGGATGTATTAACTGCTAAAGACTTCAATATTGTAAAAAATAATTTTTCATTGGAAAAAGAGTTTAATAACATTATTGGGAATGAATCAATTAAAGAGTTAGTTCGTTCATTAGAATCACAAATAATTATTAATAACGAACGTAAGAAATTTGATTTACAAAAATCGGATCAATCTCTTCATATGGTCTTTAAAGGTAGTCCTGGTGTTGGTAAAACTACATTTGCAAGAATCATTGCAAGATTACTAAAAGAAATGAAGGTATTGAAAAAAGGTCACCTGGTTGAAGTGGATAGATCTGACTTAGTTGCAGGTTATGTTGGCCAAACAGCTATAAAAACAAAAGAGGTTATTGAATCGGCAATTGGTGGGGTACTATTTATTGATGAAGCATATAGCTTGGTTCAAGAACAGGATAGCTTTGGAAAAGAAGCTATTGATACTCTTGTAAAGGCAATGGAAGATTATCGTGAAGACCTAGTTGTAATTGTAGCAGGATATACAGAAGATATGGATTCTTTTCTGCAGGCTAATCAAGGCTTATCATCAAGATTTAATATTCAATTACCATTTAATGATTACAGTATGAGGGAATTATTTGAAATAGCTGTAAGTATGTTTACTAAAAAAGACTACCAGTTAACTCATGAATCTTGCATTGTCTTATCTCACATATTAAAAAAGGGAATTGCTTTAGGTGGGAATGGTCGATTTGTAAGAAATATTGTTGAACAAAGTATTCGTTTTCAGTCCACTCGTTTACGTTCTGAAATCAATCTTTCAAAAGACGTTTTACAGACAATTACAGCAGAGGATTTAATGCGAGTGAAAAATTCTCTGTAA
- a CDS encoding toprim domain-containing protein, with product MLNKPFILIAEKPDAAKAIAKIFPHKIKNGFIEVEENNITGSSGIITYAFGHLVELADPEYIDEKYKTWSWDTLPITPDNIPLRPAKGKEQQLRLIKQLANRSDIKVMINACDAGRGANRS from the coding sequence ATGTTAAATAAACCCTTTATACTAATCGCTGAAAAGCCGGATGCGGCAAAGGCTATAGCTAAGATATTTCCGCATAAAATTAAAAATGGTTTTATAGAAGTTGAAGAAAATAATATTACAGGTTCTAGCGGCATTATCACTTATGCATTTGGACATTTGGTTGAATTGGCCGACCCTGAATATATCGACGAAAAATATAAAACATGGTCATGGGATACTTTGCCTATTACTCCGGATAATATTCCTTTAAGACCAGCCAAGGGTAAGGAACAGCAACTGAGATTAATTAAACAACTGGCAAATAGATCAGACATTAAAGTAATGATTAATGCATGTGATGCAGGTCGTGGTGCGAATCGTTCCTAA